In Phoenix dactylifera cultivar Barhee BC4 chromosome 1, palm_55x_up_171113_PBpolish2nd_filt_p, whole genome shotgun sequence, the genomic stretch GACACAGCAGGGTATTCCGAGCTCAGGCCTGGAACGTCATTATAGGCACTAGAAGAGGTTGCTGCGGGTCGTAGCGGCGGAGGAGCCCGACCGAGGTCGACTGGGCCTTCGGCGGAGTCCGAGATCGGGCTGGTTCTGGGCAAGACCTCGGTCAGAATGGGATGACCCGGTCGGTGTTGTGGTATGCCCGGTCGGGATGGGACGATCCCTTGCCTTGTGCAGGacaatccattttgccccctATCAATCATAATGATGTATTATAttgtataaaataattatacatGTAAATAATATATGATTTCATGGACCATATATAGATTATAAATATAGTTATCTTGTGCAATATTTGACTGATTAAAAATATACTATATATTATGATTAATATTTAATGTATATTGCGTTCGTTCTCAAGATCTGATGCCGGAAACCTAACCAAGGACCTGTGCTTGACACTTGTTTTAGACATACTGCTGGCTGCTAAATTCATTGCGGAAGACTTTCCATTTGTCGACGCTCTACGCCCAGTCTTGCAATGTGAAGCCTTTCATCTGGCCCCACTTTCCTGAAATCCTTTTAAATCTTTCTTTATAGCATTTTTAATGGAAGTACCTCTTAGTTCACGTTCTAAATTCAGCAACCTAGAGGAATCAAAAAGTGAGAATATAGTTATCAAATATCACAAGTGTTTGTTCGGGTTTGTATCCGTTCTTGGTATTTGGGTAAGGTGGTGGGGATTTAGTTTCGGTTTGAGCGAAAGGTGAGATGGGTATAAAACAGAATGTTAGAATTAATATTTCCTAATCTCGAAAAAAGAagtatttattaaataatataaataacaaATGCTACGGAGACATTGACAAGCCATTTTGGCTCCTCTTTCGGCCCCCATCCTAGTCCAAGAGTATACTAGCGAGAGTTGCCAAAGTGGATGTTAAGCTACAAATTCAGAATATAACATGGCTATAccatcaaaaagtacttctcaCAATGATATAAAGCCAACCATTATATCTTAGCTTCCAAATCTAATTCcaataaaatataatagataaaaaaatcaattttatcATTTATTAGATAACAAATTCAACATTCAACATCGGTTCAGAGCACCTAAAtccaaatatttaaaaaattactaAGCTACAATTAACAACTAACTAAAGAATAAATATTCTGCTACAAATCGCCAAGCTTGCTAGTGCACTCTAAGCTTAGACCATCCTAATCCTACTCGtctggaaaaaaaatatagatatgtGAACAATACAACTTAGTAAATAAATCTTACACTATTTTatcggatcaagcataagtttttcgATGTCAAtgcattatttaaaaaaaatagcagtTATAGCAATAATAATGTATTTCATGGTACAATATATCAAATAAGTCATAAAACAGATCATGCATGAACAAATTATCCATATTTCATAAATATGTTTATAAGttcattttgcaaataaatttttaaattatttttttgccaTTTAGCATATCATAGTTCAAAATATTGCTCATAGATGTTCGTACTACGGTCTCTTTATACCTGTGACAGTACCCATGTTTGCAATAGATATAGATTCATATTTCGTATGACAACTTTATACCCACTAGCAGGGCTTGTACTCAtatggatgctagctccaggaGTCGATCTTTCCAATTCTAGAAATCATATATAGCTATTTGAGAGCCTTTAAAAAACttatatctttttttcttaaaacatacacataaatagatgaaaaatactaaatggAATAATCATATCCATATGTTATAAAAAAGTTTTTTCATTAAGACATTCATAgaacttttttttataataaaacatAATTATCATAACATATATGCTGATCTATAATTTTAcgaaaaatatgatatttttgAGGATAAATCTTATGCGTAGAAAACatgataatttgaaaaataaggAGTATAAGGTCTACTTACCTTTTTTATCTTAGATTGTCAGACTTCGCTAGGCGACTCCTAGCTagacctatttaaaatattaaaaataaaattaattttcattCAATGACTTGAatgtaattaaaaataataagaaatataGACGATTAGTTAGATGATGGCGTTCGACGGTCCAGGTGGGTCAGGTCTAGGTGAATCGAACAATGAATCATAGGGCATGAACTCGATTAAGATCAAGATCGTTCAACAAGGTTCATCATCAAGGTTCATCATCAGTAGGTTTTAGGAACACTCTACCGAGCTGGGGTGGTCGGTCCGACAGGCTACCTAAGTACCCGTGCAATTCAGGGCCTCTttgagggtcgactcaagtCCATAAAATAGGTGGACGGACCCGTACTGGAATTCATAGATCTATTTAGAGAGAAAAACATGGAGATGAGAGAGAAATAAacgagagaaaagagaaaaaaaagagagagatgggctctctctcctcctccccttcttgttcttctcttcttctttctttctttcttttttggtaaaCAGGAAAGGAAGGGAGTGGATGATGGCTGGCCATGGTGGCCCAGCAAGGCGACAGCAGGtgggggtggcggcagcaaagAGTAGCCGGCGGCGGCCAGCCAGCCGAATTCAACCTAAATACAGGGCCGAGAAGTGATACTTGGCTCGGTTGTACTCGGATCCCAACTAGTTTGCCAGCGACTGGGGGTCTAGCTCCGGCAAGAGACCAACATGAGGGATCGGTCTTGGGCTTAGGCGATGAACGCCGGCGACGGAGATAgatggaaaaaagaagaaacaaattaGAAAATAGAGGAAGTGGAGTTCAGCTGATTTTTGGCCAATTTCTTTGCCCACAGTGGTGGTTTGAGGCCGTGGAAGGAAGAGAGGATAAAGGAAAAGAATGCTATAACATTACCTTGGCTCGGATGATGTTGCCAGCCTTGATTTCCGGTGAGCACAGTAACAAGCTGCTGCAATTCTAAAGcgagaaaagaggaagaaagagaaaaaaagggcgGTGGTAGTCGATCATGGTGGTTCGCCGACCactggagaaggaggaagaaggaagaagctgGGGAGGTGAGCGGCAATGGGTTGACTGAGGGAAAGAGGGATTTAAATAGGATCCTTGGGAGGGGGATAAGCTCGGACGAATGATGGCACCGATCGGCCATTCGCCGATTACAACAGCCCCCAACGGCCGCTACCCATTCACACCAGACCGGAGAGTTCGCACCAATTGTGCCTCAGTGGAGACCGTTTGAGCCGTTCAGGCAGGGGATCGCGATTCTCTGTTCTGActctttccattttttttcgATGGAAGCTTGTGCTGAGCCAAGCTCTAGttgggccggtcaagtggaccagGCCATCGCACTGGACCGTTCTCCTTGGCTTGCTAGATCAGCCAAGGAACTAATTCAGTTTAATTCACTTTGTATTTTTCCTTCCCATGGAACAACAAAACAGTAGTTTCCCACCGGGTACAAATGCAAGCACTAACTATATTTGACATCATTCTTATTTAGTTTTGTTTTTAATGAACCCTTGAAGAAGCTTGCCACGTtgtcaccctttttttttttttttttgctttaaacGGGTTTCAGACAACGCGTGTCCGAATACAcgcaagaaaatcaaaatacacaatctcacatagtgccaatggcagctctctctctctctcctgccCACAGGACGTATCCGGAATGGTGGGCCGCGTATGCAGCCACCCAGTCAGCCGCCTCGTTGGcctctctgaatacatgcttgcCTCAAAGGCCACGCCATCCCTCACCATCATCCTAATGTCCCGGATCAGAGGGTGGTCAGTGCTCTCACCACTCGGTCCCCGCCGGATCCACCCAATAACTgtagccgagtcgccctccaggATGATTGAGCTGGCCCGTAGCACCTGACAGGCATGGCGAAGACCTGCCCAGGCAGCTCGCAACTCTGCCCCTGGAACTGATATGTCGAACAACCGGCAACCGCCCGCTGCCACTACCCTGGATTGAGGGTCCCATATGACGAAGCCAGCCCCGCCTCGCGTACCTCCATCCAACACCGACCCGTCAAAAtttaccttgaggaaactcgggggtgggggctctcaggtgaagaacaccgtccgaggagctgcctgagcagagaaggaaccccaggtgtcccgagctatcaagggtATGTCTGATGGGGTGGGGAGTCTGGACTCCATCGCCAGTGCTCGAGCAGACTCCGCAACAAACCTCGGCGACATCCTGCGCTCGCCGAAAGTGCGAGCGTTCCTTACCAGCCAGATCTGATGGGCTGTGCAAGTTGCTCGGATGGCCTCCTGACATGTCCCGGGACTGGCTAACCATTGTCGTATCAGCTGCAGGAAAAGTCTCCTCTCCTGCCACACCTCCTCCGGGATACCTGTCCACTGTCATGTCGACCTCGCCCAAGTGCACCGAAATAATACATGATCCACAGACTCATCTGCACCGCAAGCCCCGCACTCTGCAGGGATCCCCAAACCACGCCGACTCAGcactgctctcgtcggaaggcggtccCACATCACCTTTCATAAGGAGAGTGCTGCCCTCGGATGGAGCCCGGACCTCCAAATCCAGGCGCAGTCCGGTCCCCGCTGGATAACCCGGGACAGATCACCCAGCCTAACACTGGCCCTGCATGAGGTGCCCCAGACCCTGACGTCTGGTCCCTCGCATCCTGGTACTGGAAGGGATCGGATCCTCTCAGCAAGATGTGCCCCAAACAACTGATGTAGTCTGGAGTCGTCCCACTCTGTCCTCCCTGGTGCTAGGAGGTCGCACACCCGGAGCCCCTCTGCTGCCTCAGTATCCACCATCGTCGGTCAACATCTCAAAGGAAAAGTATCCACCCACGGATCACCGGTCACATCAATGCTCCGTCCATCGCCTATCAGCCACCTGGTATTAGCCGACACAGTCGGcagatacctcccaatctcgcgCCACATAAAGGAGATTCGGCGGCCTCTCCATGCCACCTCAGAACCCCCTCGGCCATATCTGGCTGCCATCACCCGGCTCCAAAGCCCCTGTGGCTCTAACAAGAAACGGGTTGCGTGCCGAGCAATAAGGGCCTCACGCCGCTTCAGGAGGGACTGCACTCCCAGGCTACCCTCGCTGATGGGAAGGCAGACCTGCTCCCAGGCCACCAGATGTACCCCATGGCCCCCACCGTgagacccccacaagaagctccGGAGAAGACGTTCAATCTTCAACAGAGTCGTCTTTGGGACcacagtgttggccatgagatataCCGGCATAGATCCTAACACCGATCTGACTAGTGTCAGgctccccatcatggatagagatgatgccctccatccctccagcctACTCTCGACCCGCTGTACCAGCCCCGAGCACTCTGTCACCCGTAGTCTCCGGCCTGTGATAGGGACTCCCAGGTAGACCAATGTCCCCTCCTGCTCTGGTATCTGCAGAATCCTCCTGATCTCCAGTCTGACTCTGGTCTCCGTGCTAGGGCTGAACTGAATGGCTGAATTCACGAAGTTTACTCTTTGTCCGGACGCCGCACAGTAACCTGCCAGCACTCTGCGAAGTACCCGTGCATCAGAAACCCGCGCCCTAGTCAAAAGAAGACAATCGTCAGCAAAAAGTAAGTGAGAGATAGGTCCTGCCCCCAGTGCTGGGACATAGGCCTCCAGCTCCCGGCTAGTACACGCACCCTGCAAGGCACGAGACAAGATATCAGAACAAATAATGAATAAGTAAGGGGATAAGGGACATCCCTGCCGCAGCCCCATAGTGGACTCAAAAAAAACCCGACGGTATGCCGTTGACCAAAATAGAGAACTTTGGCCCCTGGACACACCTTAGGACCCATCCAATCCATCGCCTGTGGAAGCCGTAGGCCTCTAGTGCCCTCCAAAGAAAACTCCACCTGATCCTGTCATAtgccctctccatatccagcttgactACCATCAAGCTGCGTCGCTTCGATGCTTGCTGAAGATCATCTTCTGGGCCAACATAACATTGTATCGCATTCATGACCGGCACAAATAGGTTCTTTTCTTTCAGTAGAATGCGGAACATTGCCATAAAGTTAGCTTCCATATTGCTTTAAAAATCCAACTCATGCATTAtcgcagatttttttttttaaaaaaaagcttttAATCGAAAAGAGCAATTTCACATCAACACTAAAGAAATCTTCATTACAGGAAGGCATCATCACAATTTAATTATAAAAGCTGCTAATTGCTTTTTTTCCCCGTCTTCTTTTAATCAACTAGCTAGGAAATCCAAGGCCTTGTGGAAAGCCAAACCGAGCTTTCTCGCAACATCCATGGATTTGCTATATATAAGTTACCAAATACTAACATAAAAAGAATTGTGACAAGAGGGgaaaacaggaaaaaaaacTCCAACATGAACGCAACCAGCTTCCTCAGCTCGTTAAAAGCTGGCACCCGCATCACGTCATGAGTCATTAGCCGGATCACCGAGCGCTGCCATCTCCACCGCCGGCGATGACCTTGGCGACCTCGCTTGGGGTGCCGTTGGGCTTGGACTTGGCGACGAGGGTGAAGTAGCCGAGCGTGGCCACCATGAGGAATCCTCCCACGGCCATGGCCGCCGGGCACTTGGGCAAGCTCCGCCGCTGGTGCAGCACATCGCCGGTCAGCGGCCTCGGTGGCTGCTTCGACTCCCCCGCCGCGTGCCTCGTCATCTCTCTTCGTGCGTGGATCAGAAACTGGAGAGAAAGGTTTGCTTGCACGCCGATCGAGAACCCGGTCATCTTAAACACTGCTGTTTGACATGTTCTTCGTGACACGTGGCATCATCATATGAATTGGCCATGAATAATACGAGATCTCCACCCGACCCGCATTTAGACGCGGCCTCATATCTTCTGGAGACACACCACGTAAAACAACGTAAATCTCGAGAGAAATAGACGGCATTTGCGGCCAatccaagcaaaaaaaaaatcggtCTTCTTGCCTACCAGTGGCAGAGCCAGACCTTGTCGCCAGGTTTCGCCCCACCACAAATCTTCCAGTTTACGAAAACATCTTCTTGAGGTTCAAATCTGACCGAGGGTGGCTACACCGGAGGAGTCGAGGAAGCCGTCGAGATGTCGGGGAAGAAGGCGAGATCTGCCGCCCGCACGCTGGAGTACCTGCACAAACACTGGTGAGGATCTTCCGACTATCAAGTTAGGGAAGTATATATTTAGTTTTGCCAAAAAAGAAGGTCCCTTTGGTGTTACTTGacggggctatttatagtcctgATAGAGAGGCCCAAGTGTCGGAGACATTACCCGCTTTCATCATGAGGGGGGATGGCTCTGAGCCGGATGGCGTGCAACTAGAGCTGGTTGGTAGCGTGCGGTATCCCCATTCGTGAGAACGATAAGGTGTTGACAGTCGTCTCAGGGTATGGTCGAAGTAGTCATGGAGCCGTCCTTTGACTGTTGTGGACCAGCTAGTGAAGCGTGGCGTAGTAGTATTGCAATGTACAGTCACGTAGGAGGACGTGGGTGCGCACATGGATGCAGCCGTTGGCAAGGCCAAGCATGTCGAGAGGCCGCATCATGCATTCGATGAGGTCGGCTTGACGGGTGCTGTAGTTAGCATATTGCTGAGGAGGGcgccccgaacttggtcgggcaaGTCGACGAATACAGGAGGTTGGGAGAGCTTTCGGCGGAGTTCGAGGTCTGGCTGATTCTGGGCCGAACCGAGGATACATTCGATTGGCATCGGTGCTTATTGGGCCGAAATTGTGTGGCCCTTTTGTTATAGGTTGAACGATCCATTTTGTCCCCCATCACatcttgtatttgtgtttgatttGCAGTGCAAAAGCGAAGGAAACGATTTAGGTATGCGGGACGCCCACATACAGCGAGATGTTTTGATCTGCAGTTGCCAACCGAACCGTTTCGAAAAATAAATCTGTGGTACTGGAGTTTTAGCATCTAATAGTAGATTTAAAAATTACTtaattcattttctttagtgtcCTAACGGATTCATAGTCTACTCATACTCCATGCACCCATGTCCATTTTATTTGCTCCCAGCATCCATTTCGGCGGTTACAGCATCACAGTCCATaatttcatccaaaaaatttaACTGGAAGATATCATTTAGGTTCTTTGGTACTATCACAATCCACAATTCTGCATGGATTTTGACATATTCCTCCCGTTTAACCATGGCGTCTTCGTCaaactaaaaaattaaattttttcaaTTCCAATAACAAGCACCATAATCGACTTATGGCCAGTGTCTCAATGGGCCTATGTCTCCTAGTTCATATAAGCCATGGGTCAGATTTTACCCCAATAGCATTTGTTATAACCCACGACTTCATCCAAAAAACTCACTAAAATGTATTATATAGTTTCTTGACACGATTTACCCAATATATAACTGATATGGGattacacacacacaccatTCTTCCTACTTAAATAACCACACATTTGTTATCCTCTCGCTTTCTTCCAAAAGCATGGGATACAAATTTTGTTTGAACTAAAATTCAGAAAGGCAAGCAATGTTTCACCCATCTGCGCCCCACAGATAAAAAAACCGCCAGCACCCGCGGCACATTGCATTCGTAGGGATCCATTTGCTTACCAGGAAGAAAATGGAAGGCAAAGAAGAAATTTCAAACAGATTGGGTGATGGAGAATTTGGAAAGAGTGGAAGAAGAGAAATTTTCTAGACCCAAGTTGGGGCCCCCCATGAGCCTCTCTTCCGAGCTACAATAAGATACGAGTTTTTTAGATAAACTTGTTTTCGGTATTCTTGTCATGTTCTGATTACAATTCCTTCTCTGTTTTGTGCTCGTTCTTTGTATATCGTTTCATGCTCTCATTAAATGGATGGATAGGAAATCCCTATCTTTTCATAAACAAAACAAATTATGCTAATATATGGAAGCAATGCTCAAAACAATGAGGGACAATATATATAAATTGAATACCATCAAAAGAAGCACAATCATAAGCATTCTCGGCTCTATGAAACCTGAAAcctatataaataaaattaaaaaaaaaaaaatccaatcccCTTCcccaaaaataaccaaaattcATATCAAACAATCCCTCACAGAATCATTCCCACCAAACCCATGAGCGTCAGAGCACCCACCAAGCCCCCTTTAATCCGCACAGCCAACTTCCGACCACCGCTCACCGGAGCCATCGCCGGACCATCGTACTCCACAGGGGAAGGCGCAGGGGAGATCCCACCAGACCAGCGTTGCCTCTTCGACATCACGACCACGATCATCTTCTCCCCCTTCTCGCAGGCCCCCGCTGCTCCACTGATGAAATAGTACGGCCCAGATCGTGGGAGACTCACCGTCGTGTTCCCGTCCTTGTGCTCGGCGATCGGGCTCGATGTGTTGCAGCTCAGGTAGTCCTCCCTCCTCACCTCCAGCACCGAATCCTTCGTGCCGTCATACTTCCAGACTGGGTTAAGAAGAGCCAAAAATGTTAGCTTTGGTCTTGAATCTTTATGGTCGAGAGGAGAGGAAAGGATCGAAATTTACCGAGGCAATCCCCGACTTGGAAGCGGTGTGCCTCAGCCCACCGGTTGAGGGTTTCTGATTTAGACGAGGGGATTTTCCATGCTTCGGTGTCGCCTCCAACCAAGAAGTCCTTAGCTTCAGAGCTGCTGACGATGAGAAGAAGCGCAAGGGATAGGAGCGTAGAGGAGAGCAGCGAGgccatggatggatggatggataggGAGAAAAGTGTCCGAGTAGTAGCCAAAGGAGGGAGAGAAGGCTTAGTTAAAGGACTTCTGTGGCTTTTGGACGGTGACCTGAGGTTGGGGAGAGACGAAGGCATTAGGCTCTATTTAAACTGGGGGGCAagcgaaaactagccgttggaaAAGATCGGGTAGCTTGGTTAGGGCCTTCGTTGCAACAGGAGGCGGCCCACTTTTTTGGGCTGCTCTCCAGCGACCGTTTCCCATGGGACCCATTCTTCTGTCGGGGTCATAACGGTCGGGAATTCGGcggcttttcattttttttttttaatttttatttttactttttgtttAAGAAGCAGCTTTTTATCATCGGCCGGTGttatcatgccgctgaaatacAAAGGTCCAAAAAAAAAGTGTTTTGAATGCTCTTCATATTTTACTCCAATTCgtacagaaattaaaaataaaattgtatataaatttatttaattattatttgtttataaaaatattacttgtttaGATTCTTGAACAGTTTTGCTCATGGAAGGTAGTTCTATCCGTCACACCAAAGAAGGATTCACTTTGCTTAGGTGAATCATCTGGTCACAGATCAAAGCATTTTCTACTTGTATAGGTCTCAAAGTAACTAATGGATGATCTTTTTGTGAAAGATTTTTTAAATATGCAATATATATTTAGACTATTATTGGTTTCATACTTAGATATCATGAAAAATTTGTTGGAAGACCTCCAAATGTGTACCGTTG encodes the following:
- the LOC120110801 gene encoding early nodulin-like protein 3 produces the protein MASLLSSTLLSLALLLIVSSSEAKDFLVGGDTEAWKIPSSKSETLNRWAEAHRFQVGDCLVWKYDGTKDSVLEVRREDYLSCNTSSPIAEHKDGNTTVSLPRSGPYYFISGAAGACEKGEKMIVVVMSKRQRWSGGISPAPSPVEYDGPAMAPVSGGRKLAVRIKGGLVGALTLMGLVGMIL